One genomic segment of Candidatus Aegiribacteria sp. includes these proteins:
- a CDS encoding S8 family serine peptidase, translating into MEIRVWRPLSPEDLSILDRCGFWPASWAPSHDTFAAYVTGEPDISSIRSSGFIKSIKPWNAYEYSSSNQPVNWSGHFLLVTVGDIVPPGGERMSGNFVRIAGSHADFQNLCRIEGVVRVIWEETVNPENELFRADDSRRLISCSSIWEYYQGEGIITGVLDTGVWRSHPDLSSAVISGPDDTDGHGTAVCGVISSRGEIPLGCEYNGRGVAYDGSLFVLQRPDDLTPSQLDNLFNDFDQADCKIVNNSWGLSSTGYDAFCEIVDSWVDLEGLVLVFSAGNLGETGGITSPGNAKNCITVGAVTYIPDGNGNCYLAPYSSQGPTEGDGRLKPDILAPGGAFTGSTMENGVVTTNAQYGSQWLDDPEDRWPGEPYYTRRTGTSMAAAHVSGALAICYEKYGELVNPEDISALIAASSIPLAGNTGSASCGYATTGYGYGLIDAFHLPGVYFSEEVDRPLWVHETYIEGTAYKEWVFYIPATVNRLSGAMAYSDVPGSGIRNDLEFSLISPGGTTYNHSLPSGVTGESPLEKICVENPESGAWKVRITASSWSDPGNPFEEEDYSVVVYSFSRNPSVRVLSPSDTTIYAAPGSTLDLPMAVCNGSGYIVAGTWGSIEAPSGFSGEIFDPRYMGNLVYKDAVNVDTFTIGTPTQAGTYDLMARVNGANLGLQPDSSVFQVIIAYPDLTVSMPSPDLSPPFYVGQAVRFSVVVTNAGEGPSGNCQLGLYLEEDPDGTTNPIAFFQVPPIQGGDTQSFSTVITFSYFDLGQRYLAAVVDTENVIIESSEDNNRAVYGPFMVEGTLAPPENLSAQSGNDGFVPIAWNSPTPEGAISDSKGLVGYNLYRSLSPLGPGSEPIVSLTSNDTTYTDSLVSNGVTYYYWATTIYSNPHGESDFSNMASATPQGPSGSLSGEVWDMHTRQRLSDIKVDILDLGLEAITNSEGYYSFSNVPVGPVPITVVQTGYYTIQDTVLIVMDENTVHDIPLERELPQSLSIIPNPLTPNGDGINDTAYFVWPGVQGILITVTIYDMEGIPIRSFEGQEPFWDGRDDDGTTVPGGLYVYMAWAGDNRSGGVICVAR; encoded by the coding sequence GTGGAGATCAGGGTCTGGCGACCCCTTTCACCCGAAGATCTTTCAATTCTTGACCGGTGCGGATTCTGGCCTGCATCATGGGCTCCATCGCACGATACATTCGCTGCGTACGTTACCGGTGAACCCGATATCAGTTCTATACGCTCCAGCGGATTTATAAAGTCAATAAAACCATGGAATGCCTACGAATACAGCAGCAGCAACCAACCGGTGAACTGGTCCGGTCATTTTCTTTTGGTTACGGTAGGAGACATTGTCCCGCCGGGCGGAGAGCGGATGAGCGGCAACTTCGTACGTATAGCCGGATCACACGCTGATTTTCAGAATCTCTGCCGGATTGAAGGCGTTGTAAGGGTTATCTGGGAAGAAACTGTAAACCCTGAAAATGAACTGTTCAGAGCCGATGACAGCAGGCGGCTCATAAGCTGTTCATCGATCTGGGAATACTACCAGGGGGAAGGAATCATCACAGGAGTGCTTGATACCGGGGTATGGAGAAGCCATCCCGATCTTTCATCCGCTGTTATCTCAGGCCCCGATGATACGGACGGCCACGGTACGGCCGTCTGCGGTGTGATATCCTCACGGGGGGAAATTCCACTGGGTTGCGAGTACAACGGAAGAGGAGTCGCTTACGATGGCTCACTTTTCGTACTTCAGAGGCCGGATGATCTGACCCCTTCCCAACTGGATAATCTGTTCAACGATTTCGACCAGGCGGACTGTAAGATCGTCAACAACTCATGGGGATTATCATCTACAGGATACGATGCTTTCTGCGAAATCGTTGATTCATGGGTTGATCTTGAAGGACTCGTTCTTGTTTTCTCAGCCGGTAACCTTGGAGAAACCGGGGGCATAACTTCTCCTGGAAACGCGAAGAACTGTATTACCGTTGGAGCCGTTACTTACATTCCGGACGGGAATGGCAACTGCTATCTGGCTCCATACAGCAGCCAGGGGCCAACGGAGGGAGACGGCCGTCTTAAACCCGATATTCTTGCCCCCGGAGGCGCTTTTACCGGATCAACCATGGAGAACGGAGTTGTAACAACCAACGCGCAGTACGGCAGCCAGTGGCTTGACGATCCTGAAGACAGATGGCCCGGAGAACCGTATTACACACGAAGAACCGGAACCAGTATGGCCGCAGCCCATGTTTCCGGCGCACTGGCAATCTGTTACGAAAAATATGGTGAACTTGTAAACCCTGAAGACATCAGTGCTCTAATAGCTGCGAGTTCTATACCACTCGCCGGAAATACCGGTTCTGCATCATGCGGATACGCTACTACAGGATACGGCTACGGCCTTATCGATGCCTTCCACCTGCCTGGCGTATATTTCTCAGAAGAGGTTGACCGTCCTCTCTGGGTTCACGAAACTTACATCGAGGGAACGGCATACAAAGAATGGGTATTTTACATACCAGCAACGGTCAACAGGCTTTCCGGAGCAATGGCTTATAGCGATGTTCCAGGATCCGGCATCCGCAACGATCTTGAATTTTCATTGATCTCACCGGGAGGTACAACGTACAATCACTCTCTGCCATCAGGAGTTACAGGTGAAAGTCCCCTTGAAAAGATCTGTGTAGAGAATCCTGAGTCCGGAGCCTGGAAAGTACGCATTACCGCCAGCAGCTGGTCCGACCCTGGAAATCCTTTTGAGGAAGAGGATTATTCCGTTGTGGTTTACAGCTTCTCAAGAAATCCCAGCGTGAGAGTTCTGTCACCTTCTGACACTACCATATACGCGGCTCCCGGATCGACACTTGATCTACCCATGGCTGTATGCAACGGTAGTGGATACATAGTCGCTGGTACATGGGGCAGCATCGAGGCCCCGTCCGGATTCAGCGGGGAGATATTCGACCCAAGATATATGGGGAATCTTGTGTACAAAGACGCTGTGAACGTTGATACTTTCACAATCGGTACGCCTACTCAGGCCGGCACCTACGATCTTATGGCAAGGGTCAACGGCGCGAACCTCGGGCTTCAACCGGATTCATCCGTTTTTCAGGTTATTATCGCCTATCCGGATCTGACGGTATCCATGCCCAGCCCCGATTTATCACCACCGTTTTATGTGGGACAGGCTGTGCGATTCTCGGTTGTTGTTACAAATGCCGGGGAAGGACCCTCGGGAAACTGCCAATTGGGCCTGTACCTCGAGGAAGATCCGGACGGTACGACAAATCCGATAGCGTTTTTCCAGGTGCCGCCGATTCAGGGAGGAGATACACAGTCGTTCAGCACGGTGATAACCTTCTCCTATTTCGATCTGGGGCAGCGTTACCTTGCCGCCGTTGTAGACACGGAGAACGTTATCATTGAATCATCCGAAGACAATAACAGGGCGGTATACGGACCTTTCATGGTAGAAGGTACACTGGCACCCCCGGAGAATCTTAGTGCACAGAGTGGAAACGATGGATTTGTGCCTATAGCCTGGAATTCGCCCACTCCCGAAGGAGCGATTTCCGATTCAAAGGGTCTTGTCGGTTATAACCTTTACAGAAGCCTTTCTCCCCTTGGTCCGGGAAGTGAGCCAATCGTCAGTCTTACCTCAAATGATACCACCTATACCGATTCACTGGTGAGTAACGGAGTTACTTACTATTACTGGGCAACAACCATATATTCAAATCCGCACGGTGAAAGTGATTTCAGTAATATGGCCAGCGCAACACCTCAGGGCCCAAGCGGTTCCCTTTCCGGCGAGGTCTGGGATATGCATACGAGGCAGCGGCTCAGTGATATTAAAGTAGATATTTTAGACCTGGGCCTTGAGGCAATCACCAATTCGGAGGGTTATTACAGTTTCAGTAATGTCCCGGTAGGACCGGTTCCTATTACCGTTGTGCAAACAGGTTATTATACAATTCAGGATACTGTATTAATCGTAATGGATGAAAATACAGTTCATGATATACCTCTTGAACGTGAACTCCCCCAGAGTCTTAGCATAATACCAAACCCTCTTACACCAAACGGGGACGGAATCAACGATACCGCATACTTCGTATGGCCAGGCGTTCAGGGGATTCTGATAACGGTAACGATCTACGATATGGAGGGTATACCTATCCGGTCATTTGAAGGTCAGGAGCCATTCTGGGATGGACGTGATGATGATGGAACTACTGTCCCGGGAGGCCTGTACGTGTACATGGCCTGGGCCGGTGACAACAGGAGCGGAGGTGTAATATGCGTTGCAAGATAG